Below is a window of Williamwhitmania sp. DNA.
AATAATCCACTGGCCAGTTTTTGCAGAAATAGAGGTAAATTGAGGAATACGAAGGTCACCACCATCAACAAATGGCAAAGAGCCTGTAATTCCTACAATGCCTCCCCAGCTGCGAGTGCCAATAATTTTTCCTATCCCCAGCTGCCTAAATCCGTAGGGAAATAGGTCGCCATCGGAGGCTGAATACTTATCGATTAAGCAAACCTTTGGACCTACCAAGGTTTTATCGGGTACAGGAGAAATCTGATTAGAGTTCCTTCTCATGGTGGCGCGATATGCAACACGGCTCAAACGCTCTAATATCATAGGCGAAACATTTCCACCGCCATTACCCCTATCGTCAACAATAAGTGCCTTTTTATCGAGCTGTGGGTAAAAGTACTTCGCAAACTCGTTGAGCCCTTCCACGCCCATGTCGGGGATATGTACATAGCCCACCTGTCCATTGGTTGCCTTTTCCACCTTGCGAACATTGCCCTGAACCCAGTCAAAGTAGTAGAGCGCCTCCTCAGAAGCGATGGGAACAACAATAACTTTTCTTGCTCCATCAAGAGAAGGCTTGGAATTTACCATCAGCTCAACCTGTCTGTTGGCCATTCCTGTAAGGAGCGAATAGATATCGCTAACTGAATTGGTGGGCACATTGCCAACAGAGACAATGAAATCGCCCTCAGCAACATCAAC
It encodes the following:
- a CDS encoding PDZ domain-containing protein encodes the protein WRQMRDFFYVPSMHGLDWKAIHDKYAALLPYVNHRADLTYIIGEMIGELSIGHAYVNSGDMPKPERIKTGLLGARLSRDASGFYRIDKILEGATWSKDLRSPLAEPGVDVAEGDFIVSVGNVPTNSVSDIYSLLTGMANRQVELMVNSKPSLDGARKVIVVPIASEEALYYFDWVQGNVRKVEKATNGQVGYVHIPDMGVEGLNEFAKYFYPQLDKKALIVDDRGNGGGNVSPMILERLSRVAYRATMRRNSNQISPVPDKTLVGPKVCLIDKYSASDGDLFPYGFRQLGIGKIIGTRSWGGIVGITGSLPFVDGGDLRIPQFTSISAKTGQWIIEGHGVDPDITIENDPATEYSGDDQQLDKAIEVIMQEMKDYKDYLPTTIPPAKDLSH